A region of the Cumulibacter soli genome:
AGTTCCAGCGACTCCAGCGCCATTGCCGCTGCCTTGGCCTTAGAGACATCCTGATGCCGCCGGATCACCTCCACGAGCTGCGATCCAACTCGAAAGGAAGGGTCGAGTCCGGTGAGCGCGCTCTGAAACACCATGCCGATTCGTGACCCGCGGATTTTCTGCCGCTCGGACGGCGGCATCGCCAGCAAATCCGCGCCATCGAAAGTCACTTCGCCGGCGGCGATCTCTGCGGTGTCCGGTAGAAGGCCCATCACCGTCATTCCGGTCACCGACTTTCCCGAGCCGGACTCACCGACGATGCCGACGATGCCACCGCGCGGTACGGCGATATCGACTCCGTCGACCGCTTTAACCTGTCCGGACTCGGTGTTGAAGTAGGTCTTCAGGCCCGAGATCTGCAGAATCATGTCAGTCATGTGTGCGCTCCTACTTCGTTTGTTTGCGTGGATCGAGTGCATCGCGCAGGCCATCGCCGACGAGGTTGAAGCAGAGTGCGACAACCATGATCGCGAGGCCCGGGATCGTTGACACGTGTGGATGTCCGACCAGCAGAACCTCGGTACCGTCGGCGGTCATCACACCCCAGTCGGCCGTCGGCGGAACGATGCCGACCCCGAGAAAACTCAGTCCGGCGGCGGCAACGATCATCAACCCCATCGTCGAGGTCGCATAGACCATCAGCGGGGAGACGACGTTGGGCATGAGTTCACGGAACAGGATCTGCGACCGGGAAGATCCGGCAGCACGCGCCGCCTCGATGTACTCGCGGTTTGCCTCCTGCATCGTCGCGGTGTACGCGACTCGGGCCATGTACGGCAGCAGCGTGATACCGATCGCCAACATCATGTTCCCCAGGCCGCGCCCCAACACCGCAGACAGCGCGAGCGCCAACAACACGATCGGGAACGCGAACACTGCATCGAGGGACCGCATTAGGAACGCCCCGATTCTGCTGCGACTGCTGCCCGCAAACAACCCGATCGCCAACGCGATGGG
Encoded here:
- a CDS encoding ABC transporter permease gives rise to the protein MTSDSLALGARSGAVSETAPMTTGRMRLAMKAFLHDKAATIALVILLLAILSAVFAPLLTSYDPLVGDISQRLAPPLTEGHWLGLDGQGRDIWTRLVYGGRYSLTVAMVPVLVVFPIALAIGLFAGSSRSRIGAFLMRSLDAVFAFPIVLLALALSAVLGRGLGNMMLAIGITLLPYMARVAYTATMQEANREYIEAARAAGSSRSQILFRELMPNVVSPLMVYATSTMGLMIVAAAGLSFLGVGIVPPTADWGVMTADGTEVLLVGHPHVSTIPGLAIMVVALCFNLVGDGLRDALDPRKQTK